TGTGACGAGTCAAAATCCTTGCTTGAAACCAGGGCGGTTATCGGTCTTGGAAACAGGCTGGAAAACGTTGTAAAAATGCTGAAAAGACACCCGGTTGGAATGACTTTCAAGCTGACCGATGAACAGCGAGAACCAATCCAGAGAGGTAAACTTGAAAAAATTGAGGGAGGCATTTATGCCCTGTCGTTTAAAATGATACCTCAAATTGTCTGTAAGACATTGGAGTCGATGCTGCATATTGCTGATATATATGGAATAGGTTTTGTGAGTAAAGGGAATATTTATGGTACGACCATTATCGTGACCTTTAAAGGAGCGGAACCGCTTGATATGGAACTGGTCGAGATTTTCTGCAATCAGGCTTCGGTTTCTCTCCAGCGGTGGCTGGCAGAAAAAGCTGTCCGGAAAAGCGAAGAGAAATATCACAGGCTCACCGAAAGTATCAATGACATTATTTATTCAATCGATGCACAGGGAACGATAACCCACCTTGGTCCTCAGATTCTCCGTTACGGATACAGCCTCGATGATGCATTATCACGTGATTTTTTTGAATTTGTTGTTCCCGAGGACAGAGAGAGTGTTATGATCGATTTTCAGCGGTCTTTAACCCAGGGAGAAGAATTTCCTTCGCAGTTCAGAATGAGGGATAAAAAGGGGAACATCCGCTGGTTCGAGGACAATGGCATGGTTCAGCGGGACGACCATGGGAATATTGTCGGGCTGACCGGTATTCTTCGGGATATAACTGATCGGAAACAGGCAGAGGAAGCGCTGAAAATATCGGAGGCAAAGCTCCGAGAGCAAAAAACGGAACTGGAACAGAAAAATATTGCCCTGCGTGAGATCATCGGGCATATCGAGATCGAAAAAAATACAATTAAGGATGATGTCATAACAAATGTTAACGAGATTTTAATTCCATTTTTAAATAAATTAACGTTGGAGGGTGAATCTAATGAGTATTTTATTTTATTCAGGCATATGCTGGAGAATCTGACATCTTCATTCGGCAGAAAAATATCGGAAGATACTCTGAAACTGACCCCGCGTGAAATTGAAATTACCGCCCTCATCGAAAGCGG
The nucleotide sequence above comes from bacterium. Encoded proteins:
- a CDS encoding PAS domain S-box protein, whose product is MTGLSYEDEFITLFEKTVDLVYIHDFNGRFLDANPAALKLLGYKKEEIGTADFSTIIASEQVDKAIETMKEIIRIGYQKGFTEFIVRNKEGKHIHIQTNGTLIYRNGKPYAILGIGRDITERKKSEEKYKKIYEQLKEFRSIINRSPAIVLFWKMSHSWPVEFVSDNIRQFGYQPEDFLSGKVSWTGIIHPDDLPKFVSEIADCARKNITEFYQEYRLITISGDVRWIGDHSKTICNPQEENTHYQSIILDITKRKSAENIEKRNTKRMEILAQKAMELVQISPDENIYQAIGNKLKEITGDAVIIINSCDESKSLLETRAVIGLGNRLENVVKMLKRHPVGMTFKLTDEQREPIQRGKLEKIEGGIYALSFKMIPQIVCKTLESMLHIADIYGIGFVSKGNIYGTTIIVTFKGAEPLDMELVEIFCNQASVSLQRWLAEKAVRKSEEKYHRLTESINDIIYSIDAQGTITHLGPQILRYGYSLDDALSRDFFEFVVPEDRESVMIDFQRSLTQGEEFPSQFRMRDKKGNIRWFEDNGMVQRDDHGNIVGLTGILRDITDRKQAEEALKISEAKLREQKTELEQKNIALREIIGHIEIEKNTIKDDVITNVNEILIPFLNKLTLEGESNEYFILFRHMLENLTSSFGRKISEDTLKLTPREIEITALIESGLTTKEISKILNISAQTVEKHRKNIRKKLNITHKNVNLTTFLQHF